The stretch of DNA TGGGGCCGAAGGTCGAAGCGGCCTCCACGGTTCCCTGCGGCGCACCTGTCCGCTCAGGTATCTCCACAGGATATGCGCCCCAGCCACTCTGCCCTCCCGGAAGCTCGGCCTCCAGACGCTTGGCTTCCGGTTCCGCCGGCTCCTTCCGGTCGCCATGGCGACAGGGCGCCTGGGGGTCGGAGAAACGCTAGGGGCTCTCAACACGGCCCTGGGACCTGGCGAGCCCGTGTGGTTTAAGGAGACTCGTGCCCGCCACCTGCGCGCCCGAGACTTCCTGGCGCCGCGGCCCGCGCTGCAAGCGCGCTTCGGGGATGGACAGGTGGGCGCCAGCGGGGCGGGGATGTGCGGCCAGGGGCAGCGTCGCAGCCCGCCTCACCGCCCTTCCTCCCGCAGGTGCCCGAGCATGTGGTCCGTGCGGTCGCCGGCTTGCAAGGCCCCGGCGTGGCCCCGGTGCTGCGCTGCGAGCTGACGCCCGCGGGTCTGGCACTCCAGCTGCAGCGGCCCGCCGTCTTCGAGCGCGTGCTGGGCGCGGTGACCGCCTATGCCGCGCCCGCCGCGCCCGCCGCACCCGGCCCGCGCGTCCTCCTGCACTGCCCCGCGCTGCGCGGCGCCCCTGGCGCGCTCCGCTTGAGCCAGCTGCGCGCCGTGCTCGTGGCCGATCATTTGGCGCGAGCTCTGCGCGCTCATGGGTGAGCGCGCCGCGAGGCCAGAACCGGCCGGGGTGGCAACCTGGGCCTAGAGCCGCTgcgggagggaagggggtggagctGCGCCAGACGCTTGGGCTGAGACGGCCGTCCTCGTTTCCCAGGGCGAGTGTGCGGCTGGTACCCGCCGTGCGGGACCCGCACATGCGGACCTTCCTGCAGAAACTGCGCGTGGACTGGCCCGCTGCCTCCGAGAAAGCCGCCACCGGAGCCCTGAGGAACCTCCCGCTGGCAGAGCTTAGCCCCGCCCCCGATGGAGGAGCCTTGCCCCCTGGCGTCCTGGGCACAGTGTGCCTGAAGGAGGTGATGCGAGAGCGGGGATGCGCAGCTGGCTATGACCCCAACGTGGACAAGTGTCTGGGTAGGAGCTGGAGCTTCTCAGGGTCGTTGGGAAGATGGGGACCATGTTCTCCTGCCCAGCCTCAACGCCCCTGTACTCTGTCTGCAGTGACCGAGGATCTGCTTTCCGTgctggcagagctgcaggcagctgTCCGCCACTGGCCTGGGGACGGCCCTCCGGGCCCGGTTAGTGACTGACGCCCACCCTGTAGGCCTCTGGCAAGCTGCGCCTTGTGCCCGCCCGGTGACCGTCCTCCTAACCTGTAGGCCGCGGCCCCGGATGCTGATGCTGACGGCTGCATGGCCCTACACGTGGTGAGCTGTGAGGAGGAGTTCCAGCAACAGAAGTTGGACTTGCTCTGGTGGAAGCTGGATGAGCAGGCTCCTCGCACACAGGTGTGTTGGGATGCTGGAGcgccccctccctccaccaaccCAGGACCCTTGCAAATCCATCAAGGGGCACAGGGGCCCACGAGTCCATAGGGGACACTTGGCCTTGAGGGAGACGTTAGGTGAGTGGGGACTTGCAGCTCGTGTAGCGTCCTGGGAAAAGGTGGGGTCTGGAGGCGCTTTCCAGAGAACACTGAACAGCTCAGGGAAGCTGGGCTGTGCGCTGAGGGGTGGGCTTGGGAGCGAGGCCCAGAGCTTGATGGCAAAAGGCTGGGGGAGTCCAGGCACCAGGTTTAGGTTCTCTTGAGAGATTTATTGCTGGCAGTGTCGCCACCTGGGCTAagtgcctgctctctccctcacaGAAGCACCTGGTCTGTGGCCCAGTGAAAGCAGCTAGTGCCCTGACGGCCCCCGAGTACTATGAGTGAGTCAGGCCGGAAGGGAGGCTACCAAGTCGGGTCGTCGACGGGGAGGGACCATCTGTCCCCGGAGGTACCCCTCCCCCGCAGACCCTCGGCTCACTCTGCTCCTCATGCAGGCTCCGGCACGCCCAGGTGTGCAAGGCAGCAGCCCTGAAGCGTGGCAGGGAGATCAGCCAAGGTGCGTGAGGGCGTGCTGGTTTGGTGGGGTGGGTCCTCTGTCTGCCCAGACCGACTGACTCAACTCCCACAGACCCAACTTGGACAGAAGTCTTCAGCGTTCTGTCTGCAGCCACCATCAAGTTTGAGATGCTCAGCACAGCTCCACAGAGTCAGGTAAGCCCGGGGGCCCGACAGGATCAGGGCTTGTGGAACAGACGGTGTCATGCCTGCAGCTGTGCCCCCGTTCCTCAGCTCCTCCTGGCCCTGGCCGACGGCAGCATTTCCACAAAGGGCACCAAGAGCGGCACCTTCGTCATGTATAACTGCGCCCGTCTTGCCACGCTATTTGAGGGGTACAAGCACAGCAGGGAACAAGGTCTGTACCCTACTTTTCCACCTGTGAGCAGTCTCGATTTCTCACTGCTACAGGATGAGGTGAGTGTCGTCCTGGGTAGCTAGGCACCTGTAAGAGGTTGGGAACCTCCCCTCCCAGCAcccttctccacccccaccccccagggcgaGTGGCTGCTGCTCTTCAACGGCGTGCTCCCCTTCCCAGAGCTGCTGAGCCAGACCGCAGCCCTGGCGTGCGCAGCCCCGGGGCTCCACGTGACTGCGCGCACTGAGATGGTGAGGCAGAGAAGCCCGGCACAGACACTGCACGCTTGATGCTTTATTCGGGGCTGGGCACGAGATCAAAGAGACCGGCCAGtgactcagtctctgtctctaGATGTGCAAGTTCCTGGTTCAGCTCAGCATGGATTTCAGCTCATACTATAACCGCATACACATCCTAGGGGTAAGTACACAgcacagggggtggggtggggggagcttgcAGGGGTGCAAGGGCACAAAGGAGGAGACCAGCAggccccttctctcctccaggAGCCTCGACCACACCTGTTTGGTCAAATGTTTGCCCGTCTCCAGCTTCTGCGGGCTGTGCGTGAAGTGCTCCATGCTGGCCTAGCCACGCTGGGTCTCCCTCCACTGAACCACATCTAAGGCCACAGAGATCCCAAATTCTAGGAATGTTTACAAAAGTCATCACCTGGAAAAAAGATACCAAGATCTTATTAGAGACGTGGAGCCAAAATAAATGGCTTCTGTTTTATACAAAGTCTGATCCTGTTTGTAGGCAGTGGGGCGTGGTTTTGGTTGGCCTGAAGGGCCCCTGACTcacctccagctcctgctctgaaGCCAGGAACCCGCGGCCGCCACCTCCCTTCACGCCGGGCATGGGCACAGACGGTCACTCCTGTTCCACCCCATCTGCGAGCAGGTCCCATGCCCGGCACGCTGGCCACCGCGGGACACCTTAATCATACCAGTTGTAAACCTCAAGCCCTTGGCCCGCAAGAGCACAGCGGTGGCCAAACTCGGGGCTTACAGGCCAGCAGTCCATGTCTGCCACATCTGGGACATGGTACACGGTACTGTTCATGAAGGTGGGCTCCCCATGCCCCAGACGCCAGAAGGTCAGCCGCTGGTCGATGGAGGCGGAGACCATGAGGCTTGGGCTTAGGATCTTGAGGCCTGTCACGTGGGCAGCGTGTGCACAGGGGATGGAGTATTCCTCTAGCACATGCAGCTGGGGCACCAGCTCAGCACCCCCCACGGCCTCCTCCAGCTCCGGTGTCTCCACAGCCAGCACAAAGACATGGAGGGAGCCATCCTCACTGCCGCTGGCCACGAGATGGCCCTCACGTATGGGCAAGGTGTGCAGGCTGTTGACACCACAGCTGTGAGCCTGGAGGGTCAGGCAGGGGGTCCCCAGCCCTGAAGGAAGAAGATGGTTGTCAGGGCCCAGCCTGCCACACAggtgaagggcagtgggaggtggggagggacagccATGGCTGCACACTGGCTACTCACGGTGGGGAAGCCCGGGGTCTGCTGGAGGCTCCAGGGCGGTGGAGCCGTGGTCCAGCACGGCAGTGAGATCCCAAAAGGCCAAGTTGCCGTCAGTGGCGGCGCTGCATAGGAAGAGCCTCCTGGGAGCCAGGCACAGGCAGCTGGGTCAGCGAGGGGGGCGGAGAGCAACAGGGGACACCCCTCCCCCGCTCCGCCTGCATCCACgtaagccagccaggcagcccctctCACCATCGCTGATTGGGTGCCTCGTGCGTAAAggaatggaccttgaggacacACCGCTTGTGGTGGAAGGTTTCAGCCAGGAGCTGCAGCCGCCGCCCCGAGTCCTGCAAAAGGAAGAGTCTGGGGGGCGGAGGGtggcccagctcagagcccattCCTGACACCTTCCAACCCTCACCTCTTGACCCAAGGGCCTCCGCTCTCACCTCACTGCGCCATCACTGCAGGCTGCAGCCACCAGGGGGCCAAGGCCAGGCCGGTCGAGTTCACACACAGCGAGGGACATGTACCTGCAGAGACAACACCGGCCTGCCATTAGGGGAGGCCTGGGAACAGCAGCAAGGGGCTTGCCCTTCGGGCCACCCCTCTGTGCTCCCGCCTCCCAGTGCGCACATCACCTGGTCTCCGGGTCCACCTTGACCATCCGGTGCCGACTGCGCTGGCGGTCCCAGTACTCATCCAGCCGGTGGGACGAAAGGTGCATGACGTGGCAGGCGAGACGGCTTGGGGTGCCAGGGTCTGGGGTGACCATGAGGCTGAAGCAGTGCATCTCAGCCCGGCCCCCCGCAGACACCACATGAGCAGTCAGGCCTGGCCGAGGATCCTGAGGGCCCCCCGGGGTACTAATGCCCCACACAGCCAGGGCACGCACAGACGAGATATGATTACACACTGCTGTAAGTGCGTGGGCCGAGCCAGTGACGGTGGGGAGTGCCAGGACACAGACAGTAGTGTCCTCACTGCACGTGATCACGATGTCGGTCAGGCCCGGCCCCTCGCTGCCAGGCTCCAGGTAGTCGGGCTGCATGAAGCCGGGCACCTCAAACTCGGGCCCCAGAGTGATGGTGCCCACACGCTTCACACAAGTGATCTCACGGCCATGCAGGCTCTCCCGGAGAATCACGTGTGGCCGGGTGCAGCCACCCAGAGCCCGGTAGAGCATGACGTCCCCGTCCTTGAGGTAGGCAAAGGCCATAGCCGCCTCGGTATCCGAGAAGGCCCAGGAGCGGTGCCCTCCACCACAGTTGACGATGTGCAGCTTTTCGTGTGAGCGGGGACTCCACACCACAAACTCATTGGCGTGGAAACCCAGGATGACCATGCTCCCGTCGGCCATCATGCGGAGCCCAGCCACCCAGTTCATGCCTCGACAGGACTTCTGCCTCAGGACAGGCTGCAGCTGGCCACCTCGCACAAAGAGCTGGTAGTAGGCGCCATCGCGCCCTGTGGTATACACGTAGCCACCATGGCAGGTGACTGATGTCACACCCTGCTTCCCATGCAGAGAAGGGAGGGTGGACACAGGGCCCCACTCGATGGAGGCGGTTTCCTCCCCATCACTGCCACTATCTGCTCCAAGTGCTCCAGCGATAGCTCCCACCTTGCCGCCAACCCCAAGATCCTTGAGCAGGGCTGGTCTGGAGGGAAACAGCAACACAGAGCCCCGGCGGTCCCCACACACTAGGAAGTCACCAGGGGGTAAGAAGGCACTGCATGTGTGCCATCTCTGCTTGCTGGGAGGCAGCAGGTACCGGCAACGTTCCTTTACAAAGATGGCTTTGCCAGAGGGCGCAGCTGAGATTTCCAGGCAAGCCACCACACCACCAGGGCCCGATGCCAGCAACAGGAGTTCCTCGTAGCCACGAAGGGCCCAGCTCAGACTATGCACTTTCCCACGGAACAGGGTCAAGTCCACAGCTGCAGTTGGAGTGTTGATGGGGACCACCTTGACACGACCCTCCCCATTGGCCAAGGCACAAAGTCCAAAGCCCTCGGGACCAGGGGCTGCTTCCAGGAGGCAGTAGGACTGGAAGCGTTTGTCCTCCAGCAGCTGCTCCCAGCACTTGACCTCAAGGTCGTAGAGATACAGGGCTCCTGTATCAGTCACTGCCAGTAGTCGCCAGGAGCCAGCCAGCGTCACAGCCTTGAGGGTACCTGGCCGGCTACGGGACTTGAAGCAGAGAGCTGAGACCCCTGAACCCGGGTACCCACGCCCTACCAGGTGCCACAGACGGATGCCTGAGTCATCACCCCCGGTGACCACCCAGGCTTGCCTCTCATGGGCAGCTACAGCccggatcccacgaccctggtgGCCCCGAAAGGCCTGAAGGATCTCCCCTTCGTGGCTCCATACCAAACAGACACAGTCCTCTCCTGCACTGATAAGGTAATTCTCTAGAAGCTTGACCTGCCACACACGGGCACTGTGTCCAAAGCAGTGCCCAATATTCTGTACCCGACCCCCAGGCACCCGGAGGTCACCCACCTTCCAGATGCGGACACTTCGGTCTTCTGAAGCTGTGGCCAACAAGCCCTTGCTTTCCAGGTACGACATGCTGAAGATGACACCCACATGCCCACTGACTCGTCGGTCAGGGGCCACAGGCTTATTGTCTGTTAAAGCAGCTGCTGGATACCAGACAAGAAGCTGATTGGAAACTGCACCTGCCACTATGGTCAGCTCCTTCCAGGTATCTCCAATCAGACAGGCTGAGGAGAGGGTGCACCTGTCTGTGCAGGGCACGTCCTGCAGCATGCACCCTACCACAGGGTCGTACAGCACTACCGAGTTATGGCCCAGGGCCAAGGCCACGTTGCCCTCAAGCCAACGTGCATCCCAGATCCAGTCAGACATGTTCCACAGGCCAGAGCGCCAGAGCTCCCGGAAGCGGCCCTGTCCCCAGCTAACTTTCACAATTCGGAGTCCCTTGCTCCCAAACACAGCCACCATAGCCTCTGAGTCAAGGTCTCCATTTGGTTCTGGTCGCACCCGGAACCCATGGATAAGATAGTGGCCAAGCAGGTTCTGCACACGCTTCATCATCCGCAGGTGGCCACCAAAATCCAGGCTGTACACCAGGACATCCGGCCCCTCACCTAGACAAAAGCACAGAGTCACATCAGAACctcacccaggggcgcctgggaggctcagtgggttgagcctctgccttcagctcaagtcatgatctcagagtcctgggatcgagtcccatgtcgggctctctgctcggcagggagcctgctttcccctctctgcctgcctctgcctacttgtgatctctctctgtcaaataaataaataaaatcttcaaaaaaaaaattaaaaaaaaaaaaaagaacctcacccaatggggcatctgggtggctcagtcaatgtgcgtctgccttcggcttgggtcctgatcccagggtgctgggactgagcccacagggctccctgctcagtaagaagtgcatgtgtccctctctctctgcccctcctccctctccctgtgctttctcttgcaaatgaataaataaaatccttttaaaagattttatttattcatttgcaagagaaagaaaaggcagagggaggaggtacagagagagaggaggaagcagactctggctgagcagagagcccgatgcagcctcagtcccaggaccctgagctcatgacctgagctgaaggcagaagcttaacccactgagccacccaggtgccccaatatataaaatcttaaaaaaaaaaacaaacctcgcTCTGCCAAACCAtgaagagatgggggcagggcaaACTCAGGCACACAGTATAGCCTGTGAATGCATTAGAACACACAATCCTGCTGGCTTGAACCCGGGAAAATCCTTGGTTTTGGCTTCAGCTGGACTTCAGTGTTGACTTTCCAACACCTACCAGGGGTTCCAGACACTCAGTTAAACCTGGCTTCCTCAAACACTGCCTCTGCCTCATCCCACCTGACTTCTCATGCTTCCTGCAGGAACTCTCGAAGCCTCTGTCCCAAACCTGCAGCCGCATCTACCTCTACACAGAgtcttcccactctccctccccgaGAGAGAAAAGGCTGTTCCCCAAAGGTGATCCTCCCACCTTGGGGCCACAGCAGAACCCCTCTGGATTTCCAAGAGCTTCTTCCTTGCGGCTCAGATGTGAGCATGTTCAACACCGACAGGAAAAACCAGGAGAGGTGGCCCCCACTTTGGCAGCCACAACTCCCATGACCCTTAGCTACCTTCCGGCTGCCCTGTGGGCCCCTCTCACTCTACTAGCTTACCTTCAAGCTCTCTCAATGCTCCTCACTGCACTGATTGCTCCACTGACCACTACCACCCTCTATCCAGCCCCATCCCCAAACCAAGAAGCTCACCGCTTTTTCCGCTCAACTTCCCACATCTTCTCATATTCTCAGTTGCCTAGTCCCATGTGctcattttctaaagatttttcaaATCCTCCCCCACCACAGTGACTTTGGTCCTGGGTGTCTATCACGTGTTAAGCTAGATGACACTAACAGCCCCTCATGCCCTTCTTCGCCAGGAATCTCCATCTTTCAATAGATAGGCAGTGAGCATCAATCATAAGCCAGACAAGGAGCTATACACACTGGAGCAGTAAGAGGAGCACAGACCCAGGCTCCGGGCCATCAGGCAGACACTAAACAGTATCACCCAAGTAACCTACATTGTTGTAACTCTGGTAAGTTCCAGGAAAGAACTATACAGATTGCTTTACTATAAAAGAGGGAAATCTACTCCACCGATTTTCCCTCCAGaagacatttggcaatatctggagacatttctagTTGTCACTACTGGGAGTTATGCTAACTGGAATCTAGGAAtagaagccagggatgctgcCAAATGTCCTGGAGATCAGCGGTAACCAGAGAAGAGCAGGCGTGGGGGAGATGGGTGATCCTTTCTTGGCCAATAGATAGCAAGCTGAACGGCCCTGAGGTGAGCAAGAACTCTAGGTTGTGCGGTTGGAATAGGAAACAAAGGGGTCACAGATGGCCTGAGAGAATGCGGCTGAGGCGATCGGGAGCCAAAGCTGCCATGGCCTCCAATGATGGCAACAAGGTAGAGAAACAGACAGATGCTACAAGTATGAAGTCAAAATCAACCAGACTGGCTTGGGGACTGAAGGAAATGCTTGGGCTGGAGCACCTGAGCGGCTGCTGTTCTCTCTGTTCAGCTGGAGCATCCAGCAGGACTTCAATCTGAAGGCACCTATGCACTTGGGCCTGAATTCACGAGCAGAGAAGGCTGGAAACTGAGATAACAGGTGCACATGGGTGGAATGTGAGAATTGTAGCAGTTTAAAAGTCACTTTGGAAATCACAGGAGCAGGGGAATTCACTTGATGAGCTTTCTAACCTGCATTTCCCATgtcattttcccatttaaaacCCTTCACAAGGTCTCTCTCAACATCATAAAGTCAGATCTAGGTATAAAATGATATAGCCGCAGCTCATttctccagcctcctctcccaGACCCTATCCCTGCTCAGCCTCACAGgaactctccccctcccccaccaaagtaATGAATTTGGTCTCAAGGCCTTTGGCATGCCTACCCTCTGCCAGGAACTcacctcttctcttctcctagcTCATTCTTGTGATTCTTTGGGTTTCTGCCTACTTatcctctccctcagccttaGGAGTTTAACCCGTGTCCTACCACGGGTTCCTACACCTTGGGCTTCCAGAGCCCCCATAGCTAGGccacccctccacacacacaaaaccacccTCTTAGGATAGGAAGCAGCTCTCTCAAGGCTTGAAGACAATGCCCTGTCTCGGGGCCCTTAAAAAAACAGCAGCACCACCATCAGTCACCAGGATTTCAGTTGGGCCTGGATGCTCTCCAGGGCTCAGTTGCTTCAGGTCCCAGGCT from Neovison vison isolate M4711 chromosome 6, ASM_NN_V1, whole genome shotgun sequence encodes:
- the DALRD3 gene encoding DALR anticodon-binding domain-containing protein 3 isoform X1 translates to MATGRLGVGETLGALNTALGPGEPVWFKETRARHLRARDFLAPRPALQARFGDGQVPEHVVRAVAGLQGPGVAPVLRCELTPAGLALQLQRPAVFERVLGAVTAYAAPAAPAAPGPRVLLHCPALRGAPGALRLSQLRAVLVADHLARALRAHGASVRLVPAVRDPHMRTFLQKLRVDWPAASEKAATGALRNLPLAELSPAPDGGALPPGVLGTVCLKEVMRERGCAAGYDPNVDKCLVTEDLLSVLAELQAAVRHWPGDGPPGPAAAPDADADGCMALHVVSCEEEFQQQKLDLLWWKLDEQAPRTQKHLVCGPVKAASALTAPEYYELRHAQVCKAAALKRGREISQDPTWTEVFSVLSAATIKFEMLSTAPQSQLLLALADGSISTKGTKSGTFVMYNCARLATLFEGYKHSREQGLYPTFPPVSSLDFSLLQDEGEWLLLFNGVLPFPELLSQTAALACAAPGLHVTARTEMMCKFLVQLSMDFSSYYNRIHILGEPRPHLFGQMFARLQLLRAVREVLHAGLATLGLPPLNHI
- the WDR6 gene encoding WD repeat-containing protein 6 encodes the protein MDAHEDYVWPRATSELMLLPVTGLECVGDRLLAGEGPDVLVYSLDFGGHLRMMKRVQNLLGHYLIHGFRVRPEPNGDLDSEAMVAVFGSKGLRIVKVSWGQGRFRELWRSGLWNMSDWIWDARWLEGNVALALGHNSVVLYDPVVGCMLQDVPCTDRCTLSSACLIGDTWKELTIVAGAVSNQLLVWYPAAALTDNKPVAPDRRVSGHVGVIFSMSYLESKGLLATASEDRSVRIWKVGDLRVPGGRVQNIGHCFGHSARVWQVKLLENYLISAGEDCVCLVWSHEGEILQAFRGHQGRGIRAVAAHERQAWVVTGGDDSGIRLWHLVGRGYPGSGVSALCFKSRSRPGTLKAVTLAGSWRLLAVTDTGALYLYDLEVKCWEQLLEDKRFQSYCLLEAAPGPEGFGLCALANGEGRVKVVPINTPTAAVDLTLFRGKVHSLSWALRGYEELLLLASGPGGVVACLEISAAPSGKAIFVKERCRYLLPPSKQRWHTCSAFLPPGDFLVCGDRRGSVLLFPSRPALLKDLGVGGKVGAIAGALGADSGSDGEETASIEWGPVSTLPSLHGKQGVTSVTCHGGYVYTTGRDGAYYQLFVRGGQLQPVLRQKSCRGMNWVAGLRMMADGSMVILGFHANEFVVWSPRSHEKLHIVNCGGGHRSWAFSDTEAAMAFAYLKDGDVMLYRALGGCTRPHVILRESLHGREITCVKRVGTITLGPEFEVPGFMQPDYLEPGSEGPGLTDIVITCSEDTTVCVLALPTVTGSAHALTAVCNHISSVRALAVWGISTPGGPQDPRPGLTAHVVSAGGRAEMHCFSLMVTPDPGTPSRLACHVMHLSSHRLDEYWDRQRSRHRMVKVDPETRYMSLAVCELDRPGLGPLVAAACSDGAVRLFLLQDSGRRLQLLAETFHHKRCVLKVHSFTHEAPNQRWRLFLCSAATDGNLAFWDLTAVLDHGSTALEPPADPGLPHRLGTPCLTLQAHSCGVNSLHTLPIREGHLVASGSEDGSLHVFVLAVETPELEEAVGGAELVPQLHVLEEYSIPCAHAAHVTGLKILSPSLMVSASIDQRLTFWRLGHGEPTFMNSTVYHVPDVADMDCWPVSPEFGHRCALAGQGLEVYNWYD
- the DALRD3 gene encoding DALR anticodon-binding domain-containing protein 3 isoform X2 — its product is MATGRLGVGETLGALNTALGPGEPVWFKETRARHLRARDFLAPRPALQARFGDGQVPEHVVRAVAGLQGPGVAPVLRCELTPAGLALQLQRPAVFERVLGAVTAYAAPAAPAAPGPRVLLHCPALRGAPGALRLSQLRAVLVADHLARALRAHGASVRLVPAVRDPHMRTFLQKLRVDWPAASEKAATGALRNLPLAELSPAPDGGALPPGVLGTVCLKEVMRERGCAAGYDPNVDKCLVTEDLLSVLAELQAAVRHWPGDGPPGPAAAPDADADGCMALHVVSCEEEFQQQKLDLLWWKLDEQAPRTQKHLVCGPVKAASALTAPEYYELRHAQVCKAAALKRGREISQDPTWTEVFSVLSAATIKFEMLSTAPQSQLLLALADGSISTKGTKSGTFVMYNCARLATLFEGYKHSREQGLYPTFPPVSSLDFSLLQDESC